The nucleotide sequence TTTTAAAAAAGAACGTATTGATGAATTGATTCAGCTTTCTATTGAATTGCTTGAAAAGGCGTATGCCGGAAGAAAAATCACATTAAACCTTTCCAAGGATATAGGTGAAAGAGCACTGTATGTGAAGGCTAATGCACAACTAATGGTTATAGTCTTTAAAAATATTCTGGAAAATGCCTTGAAATTTTCAGGCCATACAGAGAAAGTAATTTTGGACATCTTACGGGATGGACAAAGGTTATGCATATCTATCAAGGATAGTGGAGTTGGTATTTCATCTGAAGACCTAGAAAAGGTTTTTGTGACATTTTTTAGATCCAGTGAAGTAAGAAACATTGATGGGCATGGCATAGGGTTAGCTTTGGCAAAAAAGATACTAGAACTTCACCAAGGAAGTATTGATATCAAGTCAAAGCTTGGACACGGTACGGAAGTTTTAATTACCATACCTGTTTATGATACAGAGACTGCCAGTGCTCCGCCTGTTATAGGTTAAATATTACACGCTAATTTTTGTTCTTCCTGACTGGTGTGGTACGTTTGTTCGGGATTTCTATGTTAACAAAGTCCATGCCTTCCATACTATGACAATTATTGCATCCTTGGGTCAGGGACTGAAAAGATTCTGCAAATACAGCACTGTCTTCCTGGGCAATGGCTTCTTTTACTTCCTCTAAAGAAGTACTTAAGAAAGCTTCCGCCGTATTTGCCCTTCTTGGCCTTCTTTCCATGGCCAGTTCTATGGTACGCTCAATTTTGCCTGCTTGGTAATCTGCATACTCCCAATTTAAATCTTTACCCGCCCAGTATAGTTCCGTATACCTGTATCCAGTTTCAGCCATGGCAACATCAAAACCACGAAGGTGGTTTTCAATTTGCACAAACTTCTCTTCTTCTGTACCAGACAACCATGCAGTGCTTTGTGAATTGTTTTCGCTATCTCCTTCTAATGTTTGACAGCCAATGAAAGTTTTTATAATGAAAAGTACAGATAAAAAATATAAAAATGCTTTAAACATGCTTAATAACAGGTTTCCTTAAATTAAACTTATACTTCCTTCTAAACAGCTTGATAGTTTCTCGGCCGTTAAAGGTTTGTTAATATAGTTAATACACCCCAATTTTTTTAAAGTCTGAATGTCTTTTTTATTGGAAGATGTCGTAAGAACTATAATTTTGGTTTTGTCTTTATTGATATAATCCATATTTTCAAAAACCCTAATGAAGTCAAACCCATCCATTACAGGCATATTTATATCTAAAAGTATGAGGTCTGGACAATTTTTTCCTGATTTATAAGTCTCTCTGATAAATTTGAGGCCTTCTTCGCCATT is from Cytophagaceae bacterium ABcell3 and encodes:
- a CDS encoding response regulator yields the protein MSQFKTVLLIDDDNINNFINQRLIKKAGLAQKVEVSTNGEEGLKFIRETYKSGKNCPDLILLDINMPVMDGFDFIRVFENMDYINKDKTKIIVLTTSSNKKDIQTLKKLGCINYINKPLTAEKLSSCLEGSISLI